The window TCACTGTGGAAACacgcttcttcttcttttgtggtGGAGGACTGACGGGACGCTGCAGCGCCACCCGCAGGACTGATAGTGTAAATACTATAATATCTGACTGGATGTTAATAAAAGtttaaacttgtttatttttttattttactgtatatttCATAAAGCTCTGTTAATtatatgtaataataaatacacagagTGAATTTGTTAACATGTTTTGCGTGATACTCCGATAAATGAAGAGTACTGTGGTggttttaaattatatttttatataaattacataaaaaataaagttagaaCTGAATATAGTGTTAAAAGTCAGAATATTTTAATGTCACTAAGTTTAAATTCTCTCACGAATATCAGTAGTGCTTTAGCTGCCTTTTTCTGACCaggtaaaatacatttaataaaaaacTATTAATCTAAACTATTAAATCTGTCAATAATTAGTATTTACAGAAACTTGTTGCTCAACATCGCACCTGATTGTGGTTGTGCAATTGTTTATCATGTTGCAGCATGTATGTAATATGTTTGTCCCAGATGCATCATGGGAAACGTGTCTCCTGTTGCTTTCCTatgttctttttccttttttttccccccttcatTTTATAGCGAGAACAACGCTTTAGACACTCAAGAATACATTCCCATTTTCGAGCTGCAATCTTTCACTAACTTTTCAAAGGTGAGTATCATCATTTTATTAAAACTCCAATCTATCATATAATGTCATGTTAGTTCACGGATGGTCGTGTTTTTTCGTTTATTTTTGGTGAAAAAGAAAACGCAGAGCAGTCGAGCTATTATCTGCCTGCTCGGGGAGTCGGGGACCTAAAAAGCACTTGTGATCTGGTCAAATTTGACTCGGAAATGCGCCTAAAGTGAGGGGTCATCTGACAAAATATTGTTCATCAGTTGATCCGCTGACATGTCTAGTGTCGTCCCCAAAAAGTATATTCCACTTTCACGCCGTGGTTTTTATATTCTTCCGTCGTTTTTATCATCACCCTCTCTCTTTGCTACAACGATTTTTCCTTCCCGTTTACATTCTTCTAGCCAGCAGCCAGCCATCATCTTTAGGTGTGCTCGTTTGCCGAGACGGGGCAGCCGGTGCGGGCGGGGCCGACTGCATTTCCTTCAAAATAGCTCATTCTGAATAAAAAATCAAGGCTCGTGAGCAGCCGGGGAGCACCTGACGAAGAAACGAGTGAACCCACGTTCAATGCGCAAGGGGCGGGGTTCGTCGGGCTATAATCgggctgtgattggtggagATGATCACAACATCCCGCCTTACAGGCTCGTTTAAAGACGGTGATTGGTTGACATGATAAAGAGCTCTGCTATGATTGGATGCCTTCGCTGTCCTTTTTATCACAGTCATTACATAAGCTGCCTTCGATATAATCTGAAAAAAGAGGCCCCTGATGCTGATTATTTTTGAAACACCCTCTTATTGAAGAGCAGAGTTTTTAAATGGTGATGTGAAgttttaaattaagaaaaaaaaattgtaagaTTCAATTTTTATCTTCTACATCCTATACCCTTAAGATATTTAGTCTAACGTgcttaaaaatgcatttaagtAATTTTACTAAAGCAAACTTGTCTTGTCCCCTCAGGTGACCTTTAGTAGCCATGGCCCGTACCAAGCAGACTGCCCGTAAGTCCACTGGAGGCAAAGCCCCACGTAAACAGCTGGCCACAAAGGCTGCTCGTAAGAGCGCCCCTTCCACTGGTGGTGTCAAGAAGCCCCATCGTTACAGGTGAGATCAGCCTGGAAAAGTGTCTTCACTCTGTGTTAGGCCAGACAGAAATCCTAAATAATGTCTTTAAATTATGGGGACAAAATgatatggagaaaaaaacatcaaagtacAACAAATTCTCGAACCCTAGATTGTAAACTCTCTCTAAACCAACTGCAGATGTTTTGCTTTGTATAGTTCATAGTTGGTTACAGGTGAGAGCTCCCATCATTCTTCTGGtatgttggaaaaacacaatgTAAGGGACACCACAGTTTTAAAAGAAGataagataatcctttattCACCCCCAGCGGGGAAATTTacaacattacagcagcaaagggaTAGTGCAAATAGTAAtcagtataaaaaaataaaatacaaagtaacATATGAGAGCGTAAAATAAGTAAACTGTACAACACAAGCAGTATAATAAgcaaacagtataaaaacacagcaatacAATAAGGAAGcatcaaaaagaagaaaaatataatGAAGAGACAGACTGAATGGCTGATTTAACATTACTGACTAATGGAAGTATGAATATTGGTCAGTTTAGCAGTACTGATATTACACCCGAGTGATTGATTATAagcagtgaaaaataaaagcaagataAAGTAATAATTAGATAGGCTGAGTGGCACATTATTGCACACATCAAGTGTAGATATTTAGCAGTTAATTTTTGCGAAATGTGCATATGTGAATACAGTTAACTAAAACTCAGCTGACTTTCAGATGAATAAGTAGTTTTCCTCCAGCCCTCAAGAGGCTCTTTATATTTAAGTTCTTTTATTAATACAGTTATCCAAATGTGTCACAAAACACAGTGTGCAATGTGCATTTTGACTTTACATgaagaacattaaaaaaatatctctGAGTGGAGCTGATATGATATCCTGTCAGACTGCTATGTGTAGAATAGACCCGAATTCAAAAATTCCATTGCCTTATCAGCAGCATACACAGTTGCAAGGTAAAGATAAGAATAGTCCACAAGACTAAGAGTTCTGTGAAAGGATGTAAGAAGGTTATCTTTGTGCAAAAACACACCTCCCACCTCAAATTTTGTAAGttaatttttttctctcctctccaggCCTGGTACTGTGGCTCTGCGTGAGATCCGTCGTTACCAGAAGTCCACTGAGCTGCTGATCCGCAAGCTGCCCTTCCAGCGCCTGGTGAGAGAAATCGCCCAGGATTTCAAGACTGATCTGCGTTTCCAGAGTGCAGCCATCGGTGCTCTGCAGGTCAGTAGCTCCCACTGTTAAGAACATGATTAACCCCCAGAAACCGGAGCAAAGTGGCTTGATTCCTTCAAAAACACGGGAAGAAGGCAgtgagcaacaaaagaagaaactaccccaaaaaaaaaaaaaagcaggaaattagtaaaaacaaaacaaagcaaacaacaattaaaaaaacaagaaaagtagaaaataagaaaagaaaaaaatgtaaaaaaaacaaaaaacaaaaaaaaaaaacaagaaaaagcaagaaaatttgtaaaaatacataaataaaaaaagtaaaaatttgtttaaaaacaactataaaaacagaaaaataacaatgttacatatttttaaaatataagaatattaaacataaatacagttttccctatctctttattttccctgtttttttttaatgatttttctgactctacattttttttgaaTTTTTGGAACATTTCTCATCAAGTTCCTCATTTCCTTTTCTCCCATGCTTTTGAAAGATAGTGACCAATTTTAACCAAAGtttaaatatttgcaaaaagtGTCTGAGAGCAGCACGACAAAAGTGATattgctccaggtttcaaagggttaaatgtaAACCATATTCCTTCATTCCCACTAAAAATCACTGTTCTGTCTCTGCCCTCTGCAGGAGGCCAGCGAGGCCTACCTGGTGGGTCTGTTTGAGGACACCAACCTGTGCGCCATCCACGCCAAGCGTGTCACCATCATGCCCAAAGACATCCAGCTGGCACGTCGTATCCGTGGGGAGCGtgcttaaaatgttttctgatttgttATATGCTGTCCTCTTGTCCCGTCACTACTCTTTCCAGCCCTTTCCTTCCTCTATACTTAGTTAGTAGTTTGGTTTGAGgtcctatatatatatatcatatgaTTGTGATAACCGTAAAATGTTTGATCATGTCTTCTTTGGTGCTACTAGTAGCAGTTTCCTTAGAGATGTCTTCATGTATGTTTGAAACTTTGAATCACAATGACACTTCTAACTAGCTAGCTCACAGGAATGCTTGTTGTCTCCATGCATAAGGTGTTTTTGCAAGCCAAGAATAGTGTGTGAAATGAGAATAGGAAATAGCATTAAGGTTAAGACATTTTCATCTTCAGGCGGACATACACGTTGATATATTAGgtcttctgatttttttttttttttttttttttaaatagggaTTTGTTGTAAAAGTagtgaattttctttttttttacaataatgGTGTATTTCTACTGTTAGTGTTTAATGTATCAAAATACAAAAGTTTGATTCTGGTCGTCAATTAGAAACGTCATTGTGCTATGATGACACTGCATTTTGGCAGAACACAAGCGGCATATATGTAGCAGACCTATGGTGATCATATTTTGATTTTCAGCCACGTTATTATGTCCAGGTAatgttttgactttttgttcCTCTCTCAGGTTGATAtgataacctttttttttctactgtgtttttgatttatgttttcatttttaaaaagcaaaatatttGTACTCTGGAATTCACATACAAACATAATAAAGATTCTTGTGGTTAAATGAACTGTATGAATGAGTATCTATATTCAAATAATGTTCACATTTAAGTGTAAATGATTAgttgactgacagaaaattaatctgcaactacTTTGATAATCCACTGTCATTTTCAAGCAAATGTGTGGGAAAAAACCTTATCCCACATTATTAATGATGAgggagttttattttatttctctgttgtgTTCATCATCTGAATTACTTTGAAATTTGGGCCGTTGTGCGTACAAATCAAGAAATTTGAAGCCACATCGGACACAAGGAAATTGTGATGGCCATTCTTCACAAGTTTTGGAGATCAATCAAAAACAAGGCAGCCCTAATTTACATTCCTTTGCACACATTTAGTACATTATATTCTCGCACATTGTTCCAAGAATAAATGCAGCTGAGGTCAAATGAGTGGcctactttaaaaaaatcacctgcatacttttacttaaactatttttattgtaaattataTCCAAAACAATGTTTCACTTCTGTATTTAAAAATCCACAGGACACATGTACAGGATTTTTCCAATGTTATTGAGACAAGGTAAAGAGAACAGAGTAAGACACTGTAGAAGTCACATATGGACAGAAAGACAAGTGACAGACTTACATTAAATGGTAAGGAAATAACTGATAAATTATTCACATTCCAGAGACAGTATcaggcaaaaaataaaaaatcttgtAAATATGGGGATGATCTGGCAAGTTGACTG is drawn from Epinephelus fuscoguttatus linkage group LG5, E.fuscoguttatus.final_Chr_v1 and contains these coding sequences:
- the LOC125889508 gene encoding histone H3.3A, with translation MARTKQTARKSTGGKAPRKQLATKAARKSAPSTGGVKKPHRYRPGTVALREIRRYQKSTELLIRKLPFQRLVREIAQDFKTDLRFQSAAIGALQEASEAYLVGLFEDTNLCAIHAKRVTIMPKDIQLARRIRGERA